The sequence below is a genomic window from Humulus lupulus chromosome 3, drHumLupu1.1, whole genome shotgun sequence.
AGTGCGAACCGCGAGGCACCAAGAACAATGGTTGACCTCTATCGGATTGAGCAAGGGGAAAATGAACATCCGAAAGCATATTTGCAGCGTTTCATTGACCTCGTGCATCAAATCCACGACGTCGATCCAATTACCGCAGCcaatctcttcgtcaaaagcTTGCAGGTGGGGTCTCTTTTACATGAAAATCTCACCATGACACCACCCTATGGCATGGCAGAAGTGCAGACCCGAGCCGAGGGCGTCTTCAGGGTCTTGGAATTTCGAGAACGTGCATAGAAGAAGTTTGCGCTCATCTCCGCTCCACCAACAAATAACCCTCCGCCACCTGCTAGAGATGACAAGAGGAAACGGAACCAAACAGATCACTCAAAGGAAGGGAAGAGGCCAAGACAGGACCGACAGTCACCATGATACCCTTCCTTCGAATACACCGTCCCGCAAGAAgtcatttatgaagaaaataaagaaagaccTATCTGGCGAGAGCCCTATAAAATTACCACTCTTTCTGACAGGAGGAATAAAAGCAGGTACTGCCTCTTCCATATAGATCACGGTCATATGATCGCTGAATGCCACAACCTGAACAATCAGATCCAAGCCCTCATGAGAAGTGGGAggctgtaatatccaacattttcataatacatttatttattataaatcaaagttttaatacataaaatgtacaacttta
It includes:
- the LOC133824058 gene encoding uncharacterized protein LOC133824058: MALEANNEAIQCKVFSTTFSGPALLWFRQLKPGSLNSFSDLRRTFLQQYSANREAPRTMVDLYRIEQGENEHPKAYLQRFIDLVHQIHDVDPITAANLFVKSLQVGSLLHENLTMTPPYGMAEVQTRAEGVFRVLEFRERA